The nucleotide sequence GCGCCTCGGGCGCGAAGCTGTAGGGCACGCCGTGCAGGAACAGGCCGAACTCGCCCAGCGATTCGCCGTGGTCGCTCACGTAGAGCAGGCCCGGGTCGTACTGGGTCGACTGGCCCTTGAGCCAGTCGATGGTGCGGCCGAGGAAGCGGTCGGTCTGCGCGATCGAGTTGTCGTAGACGTTCATCAGCTCGGTATGGCCGCACTCGGCGAGCGCATTGGTCTTGCACTCGGGCTGGAAGCGCTTCATGTCGGCGCCCGAGCGCTTGTAGTAGGCGGGCCCGTGGCTGCCCATCTGGTGCATCACCAGCACCACGCCCTTGGCGCGGCGCTCGGCCGGCAGCGCGGCGATGCGCGCATCGAGGCCCTCGAGCATCACGTCGTCGAGGCATTCCTCGCCGTCGCACAGCGCGCTCCTGGTGGCGCTCGGCAGGTTGTCGAAGGCCGAGGCATTGGGAATGCGCGTGCAGACGTCCTTGCAGCCGGCCTGGTTGTCGAGCCAGAACACGGCCAGCCCGGCGGCCTGCAGCACGTCGACCAGGTTCTCGTAGTCGTCCTTGCGCGATTCGTAGCCCTGCTTGCCCAGCGGCGAGAACATGCAGGGCACCGAGGCCAGCGTGTTGGTGCCGCAGGAGTGCACCTCGCGGTAGCTCAGCACGCCGCGCTTCGCGAGTTCGGGCGTGGTGTCGCGCGCATAGCCGTTGAGGCCGAAGTGGTCGGCGCGCGCGGTCTCGCCCACCACCACCACGAACAGCGGCGGCTTCTGCTGGGCCGCGTAGCTGGCGCCGAGCGTGGTGCCCGCGGTGATCGGGATCAGCTTGCCGCTGCGCTTCGACAGCGGCTTGATGAACACCGCGCCGGTCGAATAAAGGCTCGCGATCGGGTTCATCATGTAGCGCAGGTGCACGTTGTTGCGCATCAGCGGCGCCAGCTGCCGGTTCATGGCCACGGCCGCGACCAGCGCGACGGCCACCGCGAGCAGCAGCAGCACGGCATTGCGCCACAGCTGCGAGATCCAGCGCATCGGCGCGATGCGCGCGAACCACAGCACGACGGCGACCGGCGCGATCACCACCAGCAGGTTGAAGCCCATGCGCCAGCTCAGCAGATCGCGCGCCTCGTTGGGATCGGTCTGCAAGACGTTGGCGATCATGGTCGGGTCCATGACCACGCGGTACTCGAGCATGTAGTGCTGCACCAGCGCCGCCAGCACGGCCACCGCCAGCCACAGCGGCTTCATCCAGCGCGTCCAGGCGGTGAACGAGAGCATGGCCACCGTGCCGCAGAAGCTCAGCAGGCTCATCGCGGCGATGGTCGGCAGGTAGGTGCTGGGCGCGCCGCCGATGCGGGCCAGTTCGTTCCACAGCGGCCAGTTGGCGACCAGGCCCAGGTACAGGGCCAGCCACAGCACCATCTGCCGGGCCGATCGCGGCCGCTCCAGCCATTGGCGCGCCGTCTCCCACGTGGTCCCGGATGCGGTGCCCGGGCGGTGTTGGGAGATCGGTGGGATGCCGGACCGGAGCGGCGCTGGCTCTATGCGCGTGACAGACATGCGACAAATGTAGGGAGCGTGCCTGAAAGGAGCCTGAACTCCGAGTTCAGGTGCTGTTCAGGCTTCCTGCAACGCAATGGCGTCTTTGCGCGCGCCCGCGCGCCGGGCGAACGCGTCGATGGCGAAGCCCACGGCCCAGCAGACCCAGCCGCTCCAGAGGGTGTGGCTCATGTAGTGGGCGCCGCGCAGCTGTTGCGTGACGCCGAGCAGCAGGCCGCCGATCAGCGCGGCGGCCAGCCAGGCCAGCGCGATGCGCGGGGCGACGCGCCGCAGCACGAAGTAGCCGCCCAGGTAGGCGAAGGCGGTGGACGCGTGGCCGGCCGGGAAGCAGCCGCCCGGGCCGCCGTCGCGCACGCCCCAGGACCAGTGCGAGACGTAGCGCACCATGCCGCCGAACTCCTGCAGGTCCCACGGGCAGCTGGTGTGGCTCGCGTGCTTGAGCAGGCTGACGGCGAACACCGAGGCCAGCACCGTCAGCGCCAGCTGCGCGCGGCTCGCGCGGTCGAGCCGCCGCAGGAAGCCCACGGGCCAGCGGATCGCGAGGAACAACCCGGCCAGCAGCGCCCAGCTGAGGTTCTTGGCGCCGGTGTGCATCACATGGACCAGGAACGGGTTCTCGCGCAGCGGAAAGCCCATCGGCGTGCCCATCCAGCGCGCGATCGGCAGGTCGGCGCCGCTGGCGTCCCAGAGCAGCAACAGGGCGAGCGAGATCAGGGTCCAGGCGCCCAGGCGGAGGTTCGGGAAGCGGCGGGTCATCGGAAAAAAGCGGTCATCGGCAAAAATGGGGCCCAGCCTAGGCCGCGCGAATGAACCAGGCCTGAAGCCACATGAACCGAAGCTGAAGCCGGCTGAGCGCCAGCTGACCGCGGCCCGGACGCTAGACTCCGGCCTTCCCACCGAATCCGAGGAGTGCCGTCGCGTGCGCATATTGCTGGTCGAAGACGATGTGTCGCTGGCGGACGCGGTCTGCGGCTACCTACTGGCCAAGGCCTTCGTGGTCGACGTGGCGCCGAGCCTGGCCGATGCGCGCGGCGCGCTGCTCTCGGTGCAGTACGCGGCGGTGCTGCTCGACCTGCACCTGGGCGACGGCGACGGGCTCTCGCTGCTGCCGCAGGTGCGCGCGTTGCGCGAGCCGCCGATCGTCATCGTGCTGACCGCGCGCGACCAGGTCACCGACCGCATCCGCGGCCTCGATGCCGGCGCCGACGACTACCTGATCAAACCCTACGACCCGGCCGAGCTGCTGGCGCGGCTGCGCGCGGTGGAGCGCCGGCGCAGCGCGGGCAACTCGCCGGTGCTGCAGCTGGGCACGCTCGAGATCGACATCGCGCACGACCGCGTGCGCCGCGACGGCCAGCCGGTGACGCTGACGCAGAAGGAATGGGCGCTGCTGCGCGTGATGGCCACCCGGCCCGAGCGCATCCATACGCGCGAGAACCTCGCCGATGCGCTCTACGGCTTCGGCGACGAGGCCGACAGCAACACGCTCGAGGTCTTCATCAGCCGGCTGCGGCGCAAGCTCGGCCGCAGCCACATCCAGACCCTGCGCGGGCTCGGCTACCGGCTCTCGGCCGACGAGGAGGACTAGCCGATGACCGAAGCAGTGGCAGCTCGCGCGCGCAGCGAGCGCGACACCCTGGCCGGCCGGCTCACGCGCACGCTGATCCTGTGGGTCGGCGGCGTCTGGCTGCTGTGCGTGTTCGCGGTGGTCTGGTACGTGGACCGCGAGATCAACCACAACTTCGACAACGAGCTGGTCGAGGTCTCGCACCGCATGTTCGCGATGGCGGTGCAGGAGCTCGAGAAGCTGCAGCACCCCGGCGAGGAACCGCCGCGCGCGCCGCTGATCGCGCCCAAGCAGCTGTTCTCGGAGGACGCGGTGATCTACCAGATCGTCGACCTGCACGAGCACGTGCTGCTGCGCTCGGCCGAGGCGCCCGAGGACACCTTCGACGTGCCGCTGGCCGCGGGCTTCGCGAACAACCCGAACTGGCGCATCTATACCGTGCGCCATCCCACGCTGGGCCTGTTCTTCCAGGTCGCCGATCCGCTCGACGAACGCCGCCGCGCACTGAACCGCACCTTGTTCGGCCTGATCATCCCGCTCGGCGCGGTGCTGCCGCTGCTGGCGCTGGTGCTGCGCAACGTGGCGCGCACCGAGCTGCGCGTGCTGCAGCAGCTCACCGGCGAGATCGAGAAGCGCAGCGGCGCCGACCTGCGCCCGATCGCCCTGCCCAACCTGCCGCGCGAGCTGCGCACCGTGGGCGACCACGTCAACCTGCTGCTGGAGCGCCTGTCGCATTCGCTCGACGTGGAGCGCGCGCTCGCGGCCAATGCCGCGCACGAGCTGCGCACGCCGCTGGCGGCCGCGCGGCTGCGGCTGCAGACCGCGCTCGAGCACGACCTGCAGCGCAACGACGTGCAGGCCGCGCTCGACGCGCTGCGCACGCTGAGCCACCGCGCCGAGAAGCTGCTGCAGCTCTCGCGCGCCGAATCGGGCGCGTCGCTGGCACGTGCGCGGGTCGACCTGGTGCAGCTGGCCGGCACGGTGGCGCAGGAGTTCTGGCAGGACCCGCAGCATGCCGAGCGCCTCGCGCTCAAGGTGCCCGACAGCGTGGCGCCGGTGGCCCTGGGCGACGTCGACGCGCTCGCGATCGCGCTGCGCAACCTGGCGGAGAACGCGCTGCGCTACGGCGGCGACGGCCGCGTCGTGATCGAGGTGATGGCACCCTGCGTGCTCGCGGTGCGCGATGCCGGTCCGGGCGTCAGCGCCGAGCAGCTCGCGACCCTGCGCGAGCGCCATGTGCGCCACAGCTCCGACCGCGCCGGCTACGGCCTGGGCATCTCGATCGTGAGCACCATCGTCGAGAAGCATGGCGCGAAGCTCGAGCTGGCCTCGCCGCCGGCGGGCGCGGCCCAGGGCTTCGAGGCGCGGATCGTGCTGCGGCCGGCCTGAGCGCCGGCGCCCGCGCTCAGTCGCTAACCAGCGCGCGCAGCCAGTCGGGCAGTGCCAGCGCCTTCTGCTTCGGGAAGTCGACCCAGATCGTGGTCGCGCCGCCCGCGGCGCAGATCACATCGGGCTGGTCGGCGCGCGCCATCGTGGCCCAGCTCTCGAAGGTGGTGCGGCCCGGGTCGCTCACGTACATCTTGAGCAGCACGTTGCCCGGGTACTCGATCTGGCGGTAGAAGTTGCAGAAGGCGTTCACGATCACCATGCCCTCGCCGCCGGGCTCGGGCTCGAAGCCGATCGAATGCATCCAGTCGATGCGCGCGGTCTCGAGGTAGCGGAAGTAGGTGCCGTTGTTGAGATGGCCCATCGCATCCATGTCGCCCCAGCGGATCGGGATCGACATTTCGTAGACCAGTTTCTTCTTCTCGGGGATTTCGATTCTCATCGGTGGGCCTTGATCGAGGCGAGGATGCCGAGGACGAACAGCAGCGCCGCCACCAGCTCGGTGGCCTGCGGCCAGCGGCCGTCCCAGACGAAGGAATAGACCAGCGCGAACAGCGTCTCGCTCACGATGAGCTGGCCGCAGAGGCTGGCCGACAGCCGCTGGCTCGCGACGTTCCAGAGGATGGTGGCGAGCCACGAGGAGCCGAAGCCGCCCGCGAGCGCCAGCACGACGAACAGCAGGCCCTCGGGCTGGGCCTGCAGCGCCGCGAGGTCGCTGCCGGCCGCGAGCCAGAGGCCGATGGCGCCCAGGCCGGTGGCGATGCCGAGCCAGTTGGCCCAGTCGGCCGCGTGGACCTCGGTGTGGCGCTGCAGCCAGGCCGCGTTGAGCAGGCCGTAGACGGTCCAGCTCGCCATCGCGCCGAGCGAGAGCACGATGCCCCAGGCGAACTGCCCGCCGCCGTGCGCGCCGCCCTGCCGGGCCGACCACGCGCCCCAGATCATCAGCGCGATGCCGGCGCCGGTGAGCAGCAGGCCCGGCAGCAGCGCGGCCATGCGCAGCCCCGGCGGACGGCCCAGCAGCATCATCCAGACCGGGATGGTGCCGATGATGAGGCTGGGCACCTCGGTGCCCGCGGCCACGATGCCGAAGGCCAGCAGCAGGTAATAGCCGCTGAAGCCCAGCACGCTGAGGCCGAGGGCGGCCAGTGCCTGGCGGCCCGTGGGCCAGCGCCGCGCCGCGGGCCGCGCGAACACGGCCAGCGCCGATACGGCGCCGAAGACGGCGAAGCGCGCCGAGACGATGTCGACCATGCCGAAGTGCCCGACCATGCGCGGCACGACGAACACCAGCCCCCAGAGCGCCCCCGCGCCCAGGCCGGCCGCGATGCCGATCCAGGCGCGCGGGCTCAGAGCGCGAACCCGTCGTCGGCCGCGATCACGGCGCCGTTCACGAAATGGCTCTCGCCGCTGGCCAGCAGCACGATCAGACCGTCGAGGTCCTCGGGCTTGCCCACGCGCTTGCGCGGCAGCATGCTCACGAGCTTGGCGCCGCCCTCGGTGCTCCAGTGCGATTCGTTGATCTCGGTCTCGATGTAGCCCGGGCACAGCGCGTTGACGTTGATGCCGAAGCGGCCCCATTCGAGCGCCATGGCCTTGGTCATCTGGATCAGCGCGGCCTTGCTCATGGCGTAGACGCCGATCTGCGGCAGCACCTTGAGCCCGGCCACCGAGGCGATGTTGATGATGCGCCCGCCGATGTAGGTGCCCGGCGCCGCGCCCTTGGCACGCGCCAGCATGCGCTTGCCGACCTCCTGCGCGACGAAGAACGAGCCCTTGAGGTTGGCGTCGAAGATGAAGTCGTAGTCCTCGGGCGTCACGTCCTGCAGCCGCTGGGTGGTGCTCACGCCCGAGTTGTTGACCAGCACGTCGATGGCGCCGACCTCGGTCTCGGCGCGGGCCACCGCGGCCTTGATGCTGCCGATGTCGGTCACGTCGAGCTCGACCACGTGGGCGTCGCCGCCCTCGCCCTGGATGCGGGCGCGCAGCTCCTTGAGCTTGTCGACGCGCCGGCTCGCGAGCACCACGGCGGCACCCGCGCGCGCCAGCGTTTTCGCGAACTGCGCGCCGAGGCCGCTCGAGGCGCCGGTGACGAAGGCCACGCGGCCCGAGAGATCGATGCTGTACGCCATTGGAGTGCTGTTCCTGTGGAGTCGCGAAGGCGACGTGAAAACACGGGCGACACGCCCCGCGGGGCAGCCCGTGGCGCCCGCATAAAATGCCCCGCAGCCACGAAGCGCCAGTGCCTCCCATCATATCGACGAGACCCCCATGACCCACGACGAAATTCTTGCCCAGTTCGGTCCCCGCGAAGCCATGGAGTACGACGTCGTTGTCGTCGGTGGCGGGCCGGCCGGCCTCTCGACCGCGATCCGCCTCAAGCAGCTCGCCGCCCAGCACGAGAAGGAGGTCTCGGTCGTGGTGCTCGAGAAGGGCTCCGAGCCCGGCGCCCACATCCTGTCGGGCGCCATCATGGACCCGCGCGCGCTCAACGAGCTGCTGCCCGACTGGAAGGAACTCGGCGCGCCGCTGAACCAGCCCGTGACCGACGACGCGATGGTGTTCCTCGGCGAGAAGGCCAGCCTGCGCACGCCCAACGCCTTCCTGCCCGACTGCTTCCAGAACCACGGCAACTACATCATCAGCCTCGGCGCCTTCACCAAGTGGCTGGCGCAGCAGGCCGAGAACCTCGGCGTCGAGATCTTCCCGGGCTTCCCGGCCGCCGAGGTGCTCTACGACGAGAAGGGGGCCGTGCGCGGCGTTGCCACCGGCAACATGGGCGTGGGCAAGGACGGCGAGCCGACCGAGAACTTCCAGCTCGGCATGGAGCTGCTGGGCAAGTACACGGTGTTCGCCGAGGGTGCGCGCGGCCACCTGGGCCGCCAGCTGATCGCCAAATTCAAGCTCGACGAGGGAAAGGACCCGCAGACCTACGGCCTGGGCGTCAAGGAAGTCTGGGAGATCGATCCCCAGCGCCACGTGCCCGGCTTCGTGCTGCACACGGCCGGCTGGCCGATGAAGAGCGACACCTACGGCGGCGCCTTCCTCTATCACATGGAGGACAACAAGGTCACCATGGGCTTCATCACGGGCCTGGACTACAGCAACCCCTACCTGAGCCCGTTCGAGGAAATGCAGCGCTGGAAGCTGCACCCCAACATTCGCTGGTACCTCGAAGGCGACGAGGCCAAGGGCATCAAGCCCGCCAAGCGCATCGGCTACGGCGCGCGCGCGATCACGGCCGGCGGCCTGCAGTCGCTGCCCAAGACGGTGTTCCCGGGCGGCGCACTGGTCGGCTGCGAGGCCGGCTACCTCAACGTGAGCCGCATCAAGGGCAGCCACGCCGCGATCAAGACCGGCATGCTGGCCGCCGAAGCCGCCTTCGACGCGCTGCAGGCCGGCCGCCAGCACGACGAGCTCACGGCCTATCCGGCGGCGTTCGAGAAGAGCTGGCTGCATGCCGAACTCAAGAAGGCTCGCAACTTCAAGGCCTGGTTCAAGAAGGGCCTGCTGGTCGCGACGCTGATGAACGGCATCGAGCAATGGCTGCTCAAGGGCAACATCCCCTGGACGCTGCGCCGCACCAAGCCCGACCACCAGTACCTGAAGCCGGCCGCGGAATGCCAGCCGATCGCCTACCCCAAGCCCGACGGCAAGCTCACCTTCGACCGGCTCTCGAGCGTGTTCATCAGCAACACCAACCACGAGGAACAGCAACCGGCCCACCTGACGCTGAAGGATGCGTCGGTGCCGGTCAACGTCAACCTCGCGAAGTTCGCGGGCCCCGAAAGCCGCTATTGCCCGGCGGGCGTGTACGAGTTCGTGCCCGACGAAGGCAGCGCGGGCAAGCAGCGGCTGCAGATCAACGCGCAGAACTGCGTGCACTGCAAGACCTGCGACATCAAGGATCCGACGCAGAACATCGTGTGGGTCACGCCTGAAGGGGGCGGTGGGCCTAACTACGTGGGGATGTGAGGTCTGTTTTCTGGGGCCCTCTTCGGAGGGCCTTTTTGCTTTTGCTCGTTCTCGTTCGGGGTGCGTGCACAGGACAGCGGGTGCTTCCCTCCGCGAATGTCCCCCGGCCTTCGGCCTCCTCCTTTATTTCGCTGCGGGAAGCACCCGCTGCCCTGTGCACGGGAGGCGCTGCGGGGCTGTCGGTCACGCGAGGTACGTGGCTACCTCTTCGGCTGTGAGGAAGCGCACTACCGTCACCTGTGGCTTCTGCTCCGAATGGAAGGTCTGGTTGAAGCCGTTCCAACCCCGCGCGGGCTTGTCTTCGGTTTCCAGTGCGACGAGCACCAGCTTTCCCTGCCGGCGCGCGTTCTCGCGCAAGGTGCCTTCACCCCAGGCCCAGGCCATGCGGTCGACGAGTTCACCACCGGCATAGGCCTTGGCCTGCAGCCAGAGGTACTGGGCCGAGTCGCTGTCGCGCGACTCGTCGTCGGCGCCGAGGCGGTCGGCCAGCGGTTGGCGTATGCCCAAGGTCTTCGCATGCACGCTGAACAGGTCCTGCAGCAGCGAGAAGGCGTGGAAGTTGTTGTTGATGCCGTGGGCGCGCACGATCATCCCGGCGTTCGAAGCCGGCAGCAGCACGACCAGCTCGTCCTCGTAGGCCATCTGGGCGGCGCGGTGCAGGAAGTGCAACTCCTCGAAGGGCAAGGTGCCGTTGACCGACAACGCCTCGATGCGCGCGCGCAGCGCCTCGTCGGCCAGCAGTTCGCGGTGGTTGCGCACATCGCGCGTCAGCATCGCCATCAGCGGCAGCACCAGCAGGTCGACCGCCTGCCGACTCGCTTCGACCTGCAGACGCTCGGCCGGCGGCAGCGCCTCGAGCGCGGCTTCGGCGGCGCGCCAGGCGAGGACATCGGCCGGTTCCTCCTCGGGCGCTTCTTCCTCTTCATCGTCCTCCATCGGCTCCGCGGCGCCATAGGGTGCGAGCGATGCGAGCAGTTGGGCCAGGCGCCGCAGCGCCGCCGGAAACAGCAACCGCGGATCGGCACCGTTCTCCACCAGCCCGCCGCAGAGGATCGCGAACAGCGCGGCGCGCAGCGGATGCAGTTCGGGCAGCAGTGCGGCCGCGGTTTGCAGCACCTCGTCGCCCGTTCCCTCCTGTACCGTCGCGCGGTAGAAGTCGGACACCGCATCGCGATCGAAGAAACCGGCCTGCGTATCGAGGTCGTCCTCATGCAGCACGGGCAGACGCAGAACGTCGAGAAAATCCGGTGGCAACGCTTTCATGCAGGAGAGCGTAGCGCAGCCGCCCCCACCGGCCCGATGCGTTCGTACTTGGTCACGCAATGCATGCCATGCCCCTGCTCGGCCACGAACAGGCTGCCATCGGCCGCGCCCCACAGCCCATGGCCATACACGCCGAAAGTGCGAAAGCGCCCCAGCACGGCGCCCGAGAGATCGAGCCGGCTCACGCGCGGCGCCTGCTCGGTCACGAACACCTCGCTGCCGTTCGACCAGATGTCCATCGGCCGCAGCAGGCCGGTCCACTGCGTCAGATAGCGACCCTCACGATCGAAGAGCTGGATGCGGTCGTTGTCGCGGTCGCACACGGCCACGCGGTCATCCGCCAGTACCCACACACCGTGCGGCGTCGAGAACTCGCCGGGCCCCTGCCCCACGCCGCCCCAGGTCTGCAGATGTCGCCCCTCGGCCGAGAAGCGATGCACACAGGCATTGCCATAGCCATCGCTCACATAGATCTCGCCATCGGGTGCCACCGCCACGTCGGTCGGATGATTGAACGGCGCACCCCAGCGCGGCGCATTGAAGTGGCCGAGTTCGAAACGCGTTTCGAGTGCCGCATCGAGCGCCAGCATCTGGTGAGCGTCGTACGACACGAGGTAGACGTTGTCGGCGCCATCGATGAAGAGACCGTGGCCGCTGGTGAGCCTGGGGTTTTCGTAGATCGTGTCGAGCTCGCCATCGGGTCCGTAGATCAATAGCTGCGGTGACGAGCGCTGCAGCACGAACACGCGGCCGCGGCTGTCGAGCGCCAACTGGCTGATCACGCCGACATTGCCGCGTGGCGAGGGCTTCTGCCAGGGGCGCACCATTCGGTAGTCCGATTGGCCGTCGGTCATGAAGAAGTCTGGTGCTTCGTTGGGTGGCATGAGGATCCTTGCTGGGACTTGCAAGCGTAGGGGCGCTGCTTCATCGCGTCCAACCAGTTTTTCTTTTGGGCCGGGACAGTTTTTTTGTTGAGGTTCGGGGCGCGTGCACAGGACAGCGGGTACTTCCCTCCGCGAATGTCCCCCGCCCTTCGGGCTCCTCCTTAATTTCGCTGCGGGAAGCACCCACTGCCCTGTGCACGAGGAGCGCAGCGGTGGTGCGGCCGGTTCTACGGGCGTGTCCAGGCGCGTGTCGATGGGGTACTCCCCGCAGCGAAATAAAGGAGGAGGCCGCAGGCCGGGGGACATTCGCGGAGGGGAGTACCCCGTCGGCGCGCGCCCGCCCCAGACCTCAAGACCTCAACCCTGAACAGCGCCCCACCCACCCCCACCAGGCGTCTCGATCACGAACACATCCCCCGCTTCCATCTGAACCTGCCCGATGTGATCAAGCGCTTCGACACTCCCATCAGCCCGCTCCACGCGATTGACCCCCACCGCCCCTGCTTCACCACCAGAGCCACCGAACGCACCATGGTGCCGCCCATTGCTGAGGATCGAAGCCGTCATCGGTGCAAGGAACCGAACCCGCCGCACACCCCCGTCGCCACCACGCCAGCGCCCCGCGCCGCCCGACCCCGAACGCAGGCTGTAGCTGTCGAGCCGCACCGGGTAGCGGAACTCCAGCACCTCCGGATCGGTGAGCCGTGAATTGGTCATGTGGGTCTGGACCACGCTCGTGCCGTCGAAGCCCTCGCCCGCGCCGGAACCACCCGAGATGGTCTCGTAGTACTGGTGCGCGCCGTCGCCGAAAGTGAAGTTGTTCATCGTGCATTGGCTCGCCGCCATCACGCCGAGCGCACCGTAGAGCGCATTGGTCACGCAGCTCGAGGTCTCGACGTTGCCGGCCACCACCGCCGCGGGCGGCAGCGGGTTCAGCATGCAGCCGCTGGGCACGATCACCTCGATCGGCTTCAGGCAGCCCGCGTTGAGCGGAATGTCGTCGTCGACCAGCGTGCGGAATACATAGAGCACCGCAGCCATCGTGATCGCGCGCGGCGCATTGAAGTTGTTCGGCAACTGCGCGCTCGTGCCGCTGAAGTCCACCGTCGCCGAGCGCGCGGTCGCGTCGACCTTCACGCGCACTTGGATGCGCGCGCCGTTATCCAGCGGCAGCACGAACTCGCCGTCCTTCAGCGCCGTGATCACGCGACGCACCGACTCCTCGGCGTTGTCCTGCACATGGCCCATGTAGGCCGCCACCGTCTCGCGGCCGAACTGCGCCACCATGGCCTGCAGCTCCTGCACGCCCTTCTCGTTGGCCGCGATCTGCGCGCGCAGGTCGGCCAGGTTCTGCTCGATGTTGCGCGAGGGATGCGCGCCGCCGCCGAGCAATGCGCGGAGTTCGACCTCGCGCAGCCGGCCACCCTCCACCAGCTTGAAGTTGTCGATCAGCACGCCCTCCTCGCCGATGGTCTTCGAGAACGGCGGCATCGAGCCCGGCGTGATGCCGCCCACGTCGGCATGGTGGCCACGCGAGGCCACGTAGAACGAGGGCCGCGCATCGGCCGCGTCGAGGTAGACGGGCGTCACCACCGTGATGTCGGGCAGGTGCGTGCCGCCGTGGTAGGGGTCGTTGAGCACGAACACGTCGCCGGGCTTCATGTCGGGGTTGCAGGCGATCACGGTCTTGATCGACTCGCTCATCGAGCCCAGGTGCACCGGCATATGCGGTGCATTGGCGATCAGGTTGCCCTCGACGTCGAACAGCGCGCACGAGAAGTCCAGCCGCTCCTTGATGTTGACCGAGTAGGCGGTGTTCTGCAACCGCAGCCCCATCTGCTCGGCGATGTTCATGAAGAGGTTGTTGAAGACCTCGAGCATCACCGGGTCGGCGCGGGTGCCGATCGCATGGCTGGTGGCGCGCTCGCGCACGCGGTGCAGCTCCACGCCGTCGGCCGTGGCGCGTGCCTGCCAGCCAGGTTCGACCACGGTGGTGGCATTGCGGCCGGCCAGGATCGCCGGACCGTCGACCACCGCGCCGGGGCGCAGCGCGGCCTCGTCGAACAGCGCGGCATCGCGCCAGCCCGCGGCGGCTTCGTCGGCCTCGCAGTACATGCGCACGGCCGCGAGCGACTCGGGCACATGCGACTCGGCCGTGCCGGTCGCCGCCGCGGCGCGCGTGCGCTCGCCCGCGCCCACCGCCTCGACCGCCACTGCCTCGATCACCAGCGCGCGCTCGCTCATCAGGAACGCGAAGCGCCGGCGGTAGGCCTGCTCGAACTCGTCGCGCATCGCGGCGATGGCCTCGGCGGCCGGCGTGTCCATCGGCAGCGCGCAGGGCAATGCCGTGTCGGTGCCCTCGTAGCGCAGCTGCACGCGGTGCAGCACGCTGATCGCGGCCTCCGCCACGCCCTGCCCGCGCAGTTCCTCCACCGCCTGCCCGGCCAGGCCGATGGCCGCCTCGCGCGCTTCGGCCAGGCCCGCCGCGTCGAGCCGGCGCTCGAGCGCGCGCTCGCGCAGCGCCAGCTGGTCGGCCAGCCCCATGCCGAAGGCCGAGAGCACGCCCGCCAGCGGATGCAGGTAGACGCTGCGCATGCCCAGCGCATCGGCCACC is from Variovorax paradoxus and encodes:
- a CDS encoding hydantoinase B/oxoprolinase family protein; the encoded protein is MTTQTLLPSRWQFWIDRGGTFTDIVGRDPEGGLHTLKLLSENPEQYRDAAVEGIRRLLKLAPGEAVTPERVACVKMGTTVATNALLERKGEPTVLVTTKGFRDALRIATQARPRLFDRRIVLPELLYRRVIEADERIDAQGGTVQALDEAPLRAQLQAAFDEGLRACAIVFMHGWRHTAHELAAEGIARAIGFTQVSVSHKTSPLMKLVPRGDTTVVDAYLSPILRRYVEQVSRQMPGVPLFFMQSSGGLTQANRFQGKDAILSGPAGGIVGMVRTALDAGHARVIGFDMGGTSTDVSHYAGEFERSFETQVAGVRMRAPMMSIHTVAAGGGSIVSFDGARLRVGPESAGANPGPASYRRGGPLTTTDANVLLGKIQPAHFPQVFGPGADQPLDRDAAERGFAAMAQRMTEATGRAVGAEEVASGALRIAVASMANAIKRISVARGYDVTQYTLQCFGGAGGQHACLVADALGMRSVYLHPLAGVLSAFGMGLADQLALRERALERRLDAAGLAEAREAAIGLAGQAVEELRGQGVAEAAISVLHRVQLRYEGTDTALPCALPMDTPAAEAIAAMRDEFEQAYRRRFAFLMSERALVIEAVAVEAVGAGERTRAAAATGTAESHVPESLAAVRMYCEADEAAAGWRDAALFDEAALRPGAVVDGPAILAGRNATTVVEPGWQARATADGVELHRVRERATSHAIGTRADPVMLEVFNNLFMNIAEQMGLRLQNTAYSVNIKERLDFSCALFDVEGNLIANAPHMPVHLGSMSESIKTVIACNPDMKPGDVFVLNDPYHGGTHLPDITVVTPVYLDAADARPSFYVASRGHHADVGGITPGSMPPFSKTIGEEGVLIDNFKLVEGGRLREVELRALLGGGAHPSRNIEQNLADLRAQIAANEKGVQELQAMVAQFGRETVAAYMGHVQDNAEESVRRVITALKDGEFVLPLDNGARIQVRVKVDATARSATVDFSGTSAQLPNNFNAPRAITMAAVLYVFRTLVDDDIPLNAGCLKPIEVIVPSGCMLNPLPPAAVVAGNVETSSCVTNALYGALGVMAASQCTMNNFTFGDGAHQYYETISGGSGAGEGFDGTSVVQTHMTNSRLTDPEVLEFRYPVRLDSYSLRSGSGGAGRWRGGDGGVRRVRFLAPMTASILSNGRHHGAFGGSGGEAGAVGVNRVERADGSVEALDHIGQVQMEAGDVFVIETPGGGGWGAVQG
- a CDS encoding electron transfer flavoprotein-ubiquinone oxidoreductase produces the protein MTHDEILAQFGPREAMEYDVVVVGGGPAGLSTAIRLKQLAAQHEKEVSVVVLEKGSEPGAHILSGAIMDPRALNELLPDWKELGAPLNQPVTDDAMVFLGEKASLRTPNAFLPDCFQNHGNYIISLGAFTKWLAQQAENLGVEIFPGFPAAEVLYDEKGAVRGVATGNMGVGKDGEPTENFQLGMELLGKYTVFAEGARGHLGRQLIAKFKLDEGKDPQTYGLGVKEVWEIDPQRHVPGFVLHTAGWPMKSDTYGGAFLYHMEDNKVTMGFITGLDYSNPYLSPFEEMQRWKLHPNIRWYLEGDEAKGIKPAKRIGYGARAITAGGLQSLPKTVFPGGALVGCEAGYLNVSRIKGSHAAIKTGMLAAEAAFDALQAGRQHDELTAYPAAFEKSWLHAELKKARNFKAWFKKGLLVATLMNGIEQWLLKGNIPWTLRRTKPDHQYLKPAAECQPIAYPKPDGKLTFDRLSSVFISNTNHEEQQPAHLTLKDASVPVNVNLAKFAGPESRYCPAGVYEFVPDEGSAGKQRLQINAQNCVHCKTCDIKDPTQNIVWVTPEGGGGPNYVGM